A region from the Benincasa hispida cultivar B227 chromosome 12, ASM972705v1, whole genome shotgun sequence genome encodes:
- the LOC120092645 gene encoding NAD(P)H:quinone oxidoreductase-like, protein MKIMKKKSTTCYTNHPRVKDNHNPSPNLHHSRLLFFFSAFLCFFIIHFPRNTNPLSIPMAAALSTVVGSQPAIKVIALCGSLRQNSYNRGLIRAATEIAKESIDGLHIEFIDISPLPMLNTDLEVDGTYPPVVEAFRRKILEADSYLFASPEYNYSITAPLKNAIDWGSRPPNVWRDKAAAIVSAGGGSGGLRSQYHLRQVGVFLDLHFINKPEFFLNAFQTPPKFGSNGDLIDAEVRERLKALLLALRAFSLRLKGTNPPVDC, encoded by the exons atgaaaatcatgAAGAAAAAATCAACCACATGCTATACCAACCATCCAAGAGTAAAGGATAACCACAACCCATCTCCCAATCTTCATCATAGTAGactactcttcttcttctctgctTTCCTCTGTTTTTTCATAATCCATTTCCCACGAAACACTAACCCTTTATCGATCCCCATGGCGGCGGCATTATCCACGGTGGTCGGATCTCAGCCGGCGATCAAAGTCATCGCTCTCTGCGGTTCTCTTCGCCAAAATTCTTACAACAGAGGCCTCATTCGTGCTG CGACGGAGATAGCGAAGGAGTCGATCGATGGATTGCACATCGAATTTATAGATATCTCCCCTTTGCCAATGCTCAACACCGATTTGGAGGTTGATGGAACATATCCGCCCGTCGTCGAGGCGTTTCGGCGGAAGATTCTTGAAGCCGATAGCTATCTCTTTGCTTCGCCGGAATATAACTACTCTATTACCG CACCATTGAAGAATGCAATAGACTGGGGATCAAGGCCACCAAATGTATGGAGAGACAAAGCAGCAGCAATTGTGAGTGCAGGTGGTGGCTCTGGTGGACTAAGATCACAGTACCATCTTCGCCAAGTTGGAGTATTTCTTGACCTCCATTTCATAAACAAGCCTGAGTTTTTCTTGAATGCATTTCAGACACCCCCCAAGTTCGGCAGCAACGGCGACTTGATTGACGCTGAAGTTCGAGAGAGGTTGAAGGCTCTTCTTCTGGCCTTGCGTGCATTTTCCTTGAGACTTAAAGGAACTAACCCCCCCGTAGATTGTTGA
- the LOC120067952 gene encoding protein JINGUBANG translates to MDSLVTEAAKPLLHSTSSESSSDADDHTPLTSYRFNLKEIRFRCEFLCKSPSGYSSYRPLAVLSGHIGSVSCLALCGEFILSASQGKDIIVWQQPDLRVFTRFGHGEGSVKAVVAVGSRVFTAHQDGKIRVWKVSRRSENNFRLVNTLPTAKDYLGKFMKQSNYVQTRRHHKILWIEHADTISCLAVHNGLIYSGSWDKTLKVWRVSDLKCLESIKAHDDAINGVVACNGIVYSASADGKIKAWGRRKKQEQEQEEMHSLLGILEGHKDVSINSVVVSNDGKWVFGGISDGFLMGWEKIGEAMSWKLVCEKKAHKMAVLCVCLMGEFLCSGSADKSIGIWRRETFGRLCKIGVINGHEGPIKCLQAAPNGVGEGFLLYSGSLDKSLRVWWVSKAAASSSSSSSSSSSSSAMEVSAFVAEDSEKGIISF, encoded by the coding sequence ATGGATTCTCTTGTAACAGAAGCAGCGAAGCCATTGTTGCACTCAACAAGCTCTGAAAGTAGCAGTGACGCCGATGATCACACTCCACTGACCTCTTACAGattcaatttgaaagaaatcagATTCCGATGTGAGTTTCTCTGCAAATCCCCATCTGGGTATTCTTCATATCGCCCACTGGCGGTTCTCTCCGGCCACATTGGCTCTGTTTCTTGTTTGGCTCTGTGTGGTGAGTTCATCTTGAGCGCATCGCAAGGGAAAGACATAATCGTGTGGCAACAGCCGGATTTAAGGGTTTTCACCAGATTCGGCCATGGTGAAGGATCGGTGAAGGCGGTGGTCGCCGTTGGAAGCAGAGTCTTCACAGCTCATCAGGATGGGAAAATCAGAGTCTGGAAGGTTTCGCGGCGGTCGGAGAACAATTTCCGTCTAGTGAATACTCTGCCAACGGCTAAAGACTATTTGGGTAAGTTTATGAAACAGAGCAATTATGTTCAAACAAGAAGACACCACAAAATTCTCTGGATTGAACATGCTGATACAATTTCTTGTTTAGCAGTACATAATGGGTTGATTTACTCTGGCTCTTGGGACAAAACCCTAAAAGTATGGAGGGTTTCTGATTTGAAATGCTTAGAATCCATTAAAGCTCATGATGATGCCATTAATGGGGTCGTAGCTTGTAATGGGATTGTATATTCAGCTTCTGCAGATGGGAAAATCAAAGCatggggaagaagaaaaaaacaagaacaagaacaagaagaaaTGCATAGTTTGTTAGGGATTTTAGAGGGTCATAAGGATGTATCAATAAATTCTGTGGTGGTTTCAAATGATGGGAAGTGGGTATTTGGGGGAATTTCAGATGGGTTTTTAATGGGGTGGGAAAAAATTGGGGAAGCAATGAGTTGGAAGCTTGTTTGTGAGAAAAAAGCTCATAAAATGGctgttttgtgtgtgtgtttgaTGGGGGAGTTTTTGTGTAGTGGATCAGCTGATAAGAGTATTGGGATTTGGAGAAGAGAAACATTTGGGAGATTGTGTAAAATTGGGGTGATAAATGGTCATGAAGGACCAATCAAATGCTTACAAGCAGCTCCTAATGGTGTGGGTGAGGGATTCTTGTTGTATAGTGGTAGCCTTGATAAGAGCTTGAGAGTTTGGTGGGTTTCTAAAGCtgctgcttcttcttcttcttcttcttcatcatcatcatcttcttctgcCATGGAAGTTAGTGCCTTTGTTGCAGAGGATTCAGAGAAGGGTATCATCTCCTTCTGA